A window of the Streptomyces luomodiensis genome harbors these coding sequences:
- a CDS encoding GAF domain-containing protein, whose translation MRIQHPRDAGPLAALSPAESARLMAVIREAALSRGRLPLPARPVIGASWDRMLRLGLDPDHGRAPRPLGLDELELRRRQTRLAEVLPTLHSGLLEAAEAAGHIMIIADAEGRVLWIDGHRGVRRQADGIALVEGSHWAEDVAGTSGIGTALAVRSPVRVHSAEHFVSAFHTWSCAAAPVHDARDGRLLGVVDISGPAGTAHPTVLSLVTATARWAEGELRLAHSRELEGLRAVAAPLLARVRGKAVVVDRHGWVAGVTGVTPRERRLPLPKAPYDGPVWLPGLGACAVEPLPGGHLLRVLDGETLEGGDPAIWGHLLLDLRQPHRWTLTFSGPSGTWTHELSARHAEVLLVLAAHPEGRTAAQLAQDLFGDATRTVTVRATVSRLRGRVGAVLAHRPYRIAESVRIDVAAPDRPAGLLPFSSAPAVARLRGSRSLF comes from the coding sequence ATGCGTATCCAGCACCCACGCGACGCCGGTCCCCTGGCCGCGCTGAGCCCCGCCGAATCGGCCCGTCTCATGGCGGTGATCCGCGAGGCGGCGCTGAGCCGGGGGCGGCTTCCGCTGCCCGCCCGCCCGGTGATCGGCGCGTCCTGGGACCGGATGCTGCGCCTGGGCCTCGACCCCGACCACGGCCGCGCCCCGCGGCCGCTGGGCCTGGACGAGCTGGAGCTGCGGAGGCGGCAGACCCGGCTGGCCGAGGTGCTGCCCACGCTGCACAGCGGGCTGCTGGAGGCCGCGGAGGCGGCCGGCCACATCATGATCATCGCCGATGCGGAGGGCCGCGTCCTGTGGATCGACGGCCATCGGGGCGTCCGCCGGCAGGCCGACGGCATCGCGCTCGTCGAGGGTTCGCACTGGGCCGAGGACGTCGCCGGGACCAGCGGCATCGGCACCGCGCTCGCCGTGCGATCCCCGGTACGGGTGCATTCGGCGGAGCACTTCGTGAGCGCCTTCCACACCTGGAGCTGTGCCGCCGCCCCCGTGCACGACGCACGGGACGGCCGGCTGCTGGGCGTCGTCGACATCAGCGGCCCGGCCGGGACCGCCCATCCGACGGTGCTCTCGCTGGTCACCGCGACCGCCCGGTGGGCCGAGGGTGAACTGCGGCTGGCCCACAGCCGGGAGCTGGAGGGCCTGCGGGCGGTCGCCGCGCCCCTCCTGGCGCGGGTCCGCGGCAAGGCCGTCGTGGTCGACCGGCACGGCTGGGTCGCCGGGGTCACCGGGGTGACCCCGCGTGAGCGCCGGCTGCCGCTGCCCAAGGCGCCGTACGACGGGCCGGTGTGGCTGCCGGGGCTCGGCGCGTGCGCGGTGGAGCCGCTGCCCGGCGGCCATCTGCTGCGGGTGCTGGACGGCGAGACCCTTGAGGGGGGCGATCCGGCCATCTGGGGCCATCTGCTGCTGGACCTGCGCCAGCCGCACCGCTGGACCCTGACCTTCTCGGGGCCGTCGGGCACCTGGACGCATGAGCTCAGCGCCCGCCACGCGGAGGTGCTGCTGGTGCTCGCCGCGCACCCCGAGGGGCGCACGGCGGCGCAGCTGGCCCAGGACCTGTTCGGGGATGCGACGCGGACGGTGACCGTACGGGCCACGGTGTCCCGGCTGCGCGGACGCGTCGGGGCGGTGCTGGCGCACCGCCCCTACCGGATCGCCGAGAGCGTCCGCATCGACGTGGCGGCCCCGGACCGCCCCGCCGGACTGCTCCCGTTCAGCTCCGCCCCGGCCGTCGCCCGGCTGCGCGGCTCGCGCTCCCTCTTCTGA
- the lnt gene encoding apolipoprotein N-acyltransferase has translation MALAAGALPAPAFPEPSLWWWAYGALVPWLLLARSAPTGRRALLDGWLGGAGFLLAVHHWLMPSLHVFIVVLALLLGLCWAPWGWLTHRLLHGRPGPGRVAAALVLLPSVWLMAELVRSWQYLGGPWGLLGASQWQVAPALRLASVGGVWLLGFLLVMVNVTVCVLIAVARARAVALAGLTACGAAAAGAWAWAPQAKEPGTARIAVVQPGVIQGPGPRFERSAELTRQLADRHVDLVVWGESSVGQDLTTHPELSRRLAGLSRTVGADLLVNVDARRGDRPGIYKSSVLIGPDGPTGQRYDKMRLVPFGEYIPARPLLGWATSVGKAAGEDRHRGTGQVVMRLPDGLRIGPLVCFESAFPDMSRALVRDGARMLVVQSSTSTFQGSWAPEQHASLAALRAAETWRPMVHATLTGQSAVFGPRGEPVGPRMSTDTSAATVYTVPLGQGTSPYVRIGPWPVYGAMAALAVFCAAEGRRALSRRADRRTSGPSDRRTDQPSDRPTPERP, from the coding sequence ATGGCGCTGGCGGCGGGCGCGCTGCCCGCACCGGCCTTCCCCGAGCCCTCGCTGTGGTGGTGGGCGTATGGCGCCCTGGTCCCCTGGCTGCTGCTGGCGCGTTCGGCGCCCACCGGCCGCCGGGCCCTGCTGGACGGCTGGCTGGGCGGCGCCGGGTTCCTGCTCGCGGTGCACCACTGGCTGATGCCGAGCCTTCATGTGTTCATCGTGGTCCTGGCGCTGCTGCTGGGGCTGTGCTGGGCGCCCTGGGGGTGGCTGACGCACCGGCTGCTGCACGGCCGCCCGGGTCCCGGGCGGGTGGCGGCGGCGCTGGTGCTGCTGCCGTCCGTATGGCTGATGGCCGAGCTCGTCCGGTCCTGGCAGTACCTCGGCGGACCGTGGGGGCTGCTGGGGGCGAGCCAGTGGCAGGTGGCGCCCGCGCTGCGGCTGGCCTCGGTGGGCGGAGTATGGCTGCTGGGCTTCCTGCTGGTCATGGTGAATGTCACGGTGTGCGTGCTGATCGCGGTGGCCCGCGCCCGCGCGGTGGCACTGGCCGGGCTCACCGCGTGCGGCGCGGCGGCGGCCGGGGCGTGGGCGTGGGCGCCACAGGCCAAGGAGCCCGGCACGGCGCGGATCGCGGTGGTGCAGCCGGGCGTCATCCAGGGGCCGGGGCCGCGCTTCGAACGCAGCGCGGAGCTGACCCGGCAGCTGGCCGACCGCCATGTCGACCTGGTGGTGTGGGGCGAGAGCAGCGTCGGGCAGGACCTGACCACCCATCCGGAGCTGAGCCGGCGGCTGGCCGGACTGTCCCGGACGGTCGGCGCGGATCTGCTGGTCAACGTGGACGCGCGGCGCGGCGACCGGCCCGGGATCTACAAGAGCTCGGTGCTGATCGGACCGGACGGGCCGACGGGGCAGCGCTACGACAAGATGCGGCTGGTCCCCTTCGGGGAGTACATCCCGGCCCGGCCGCTGCTGGGCTGGGCCACCTCGGTGGGCAAGGCGGCCGGTGAGGACCGCCACCGGGGCACCGGGCAGGTGGTGATGAGGCTGCCGGACGGCCTGCGGATCGGCCCGCTGGTGTGCTTCGAGTCGGCGTTCCCGGACATGAGCCGGGCCCTGGTGCGGGACGGGGCGCGGATGCTGGTCGTCCAGTCCTCGACCTCGACCTTCCAGGGGAGCTGGGCGCCCGAGCAGCACGCCTCGCTGGCCGCGCTGCGCGCCGCAGAGACCTGGCGGCCGATGGTGCACGCCACGCTGACCGGCCAGAGCGCGGTGTTCGGACCGCGCGGCGAACCGGTGGGACCCCGGATGTCCACCGACACCAGCGCGGCCACCGTCTACACGGTGCCGCTGGGGCAGGGCACGAGCCCGTATGTGCGGATCGGGCCCTGGCCGGTGTACGGGGCGATGGCGGCGCTCGCCGTGTTCTGCGCGGCCGAGGGGCGCCGGGCGCTCAGCCGGCGGGCGGACCGGAGAACGAGCGGGCCGTCGGACCGGCGGACGGACCAGCCGTCGGACCGGCCGACTCCAGAGCGTCCCTGA
- a CDS encoding DUF3224 domain-containing protein, which produces MTTHTAGHFTYADWKETALGEAEGGAKAAHAVVTNSFSGGIEASRTTCAYAITYLTGKTGVCCGYELLTGTLDGRAGSFVVVQHGSWGEDATVHCAFEVVPGSGTGELAGLTGSGTFSAVRGETEIPYSFDYTLQPAS; this is translated from the coding sequence ATGACGACGCACACCGCCGGCCACTTCACCTACGCCGACTGGAAGGAGACGGCCCTCGGGGAGGCCGAGGGCGGCGCGAAGGCGGCCCACGCCGTGGTGACGAACAGCTTCTCGGGCGGCATCGAGGCGTCGCGCACCACCTGCGCTTACGCGATCACCTATCTGACCGGGAAGACCGGCGTCTGCTGCGGCTACGAGCTGCTGACCGGCACCCTGGACGGGCGCGCGGGCAGCTTCGTCGTGGTGCAGCACGGCAGCTGGGGCGAGGACGCCACCGTCCACTGCGCCTTCGAGGTGGTGCCCGGGTCCGGCACCGGCGAGCTGGCCGGGCTCACCGGATCGGGCACCTTCTCCGCCGTGCGCGGGGAGACCGAGATCCCCTACAGCTTCGACTACACGCTCCAGCCGGCCTCCTGA
- a CDS encoding Gfo/Idh/MocA family protein — protein sequence MRVGCVGLGDIARKAYLPVLMARPGLEPHLHTRTPATLQRVADTYRVPEAQRHADLDSLLAAGLDAAFVHAPTGAHADLVTRLIEAGVPTYVDKPLAYHLADSERIVRLAEERGVSLMVGFNRRYAPGYAQCLDHPRDLILLQKNRVGLPEDPRTLVLDDFIHVVDTLRFLAPGPVDHIDVRARIRDGLMHHVLVQLSGDGFTALGVMNRMSGSTEEVLEVSGQDTKRQVVNLAEVVDHKGQPSVRRRGDWVPVARQRGIEQITDAFLDAVRDGRRIGAEDALLTHELCERVVRDALESAGPTAGPSAGPTARSFSGPPAG from the coding sequence ATGAGGGTCGGCTGCGTAGGGCTCGGCGACATCGCGCGGAAGGCGTATCTGCCCGTGCTCATGGCCCGCCCCGGGCTGGAGCCGCATCTGCACACCCGCACCCCCGCCACTCTCCAGCGGGTCGCCGACACCTACCGCGTCCCGGAGGCCCAGCGCCACGCCGACCTCGACTCGCTGCTCGCGGCCGGGCTCGACGCGGCCTTCGTGCACGCCCCCACCGGCGCCCACGCCGACCTCGTCACCCGGCTGATCGAGGCCGGGGTGCCGACCTACGTCGACAAGCCGCTCGCGTACCACCTCGCCGACAGCGAGCGGATCGTGCGGCTCGCCGAGGAGCGCGGGGTGAGCCTGATGGTCGGCTTCAACCGGCGTTACGCGCCCGGCTACGCGCAGTGCCTGGACCATCCGCGCGATCTGATACTGCTCCAGAAGAACCGCGTCGGCCTCCCCGAGGACCCGCGCACCCTCGTCCTCGACGACTTCATCCACGTCGTCGACACCCTGCGCTTCCTCGCGCCCGGTCCGGTGGACCACATCGACGTGCGCGCCAGGATCCGTGACGGGCTGATGCACCACGTGCTGGTGCAGCTGTCCGGGGACGGGTTCACCGCGCTCGGCGTGATGAACCGGATGAGCGGTTCCACCGAGGAGGTCCTGGAGGTCTCCGGCCAGGACACCAAGCGGCAGGTGGTCAACCTCGCCGAGGTCGTCGACCACAAGGGTCAGCCGAGTGTGCGCCGCCGGGGCGACTGGGTGCCGGTGGCGCGGCAGCGCGGGATCGAGCAGATCACCGACGCCTTCCTGGACGCGGTGCGCGACGGGCGGCGGATCGGCGCCGAGGACGCGCTGCTCACCCATGAGCTGTGCGAACGGGTCGTCAGGGACGCTCTGGAGTCGGCCGGTCCGACGGCTGGTCCGTCCGCCGGTCCGACGGCCCGCTCGTTCTCCGGTCCGCCCGCCGGCTGA
- a CDS encoding TetR/AcrR family transcriptional regulator, which produces MTADRTAASASGASTSGASASAPSASGASRAELVADTALALLAERGMRGLTHRAVDEAAGLPPGSTSNHARTRAALLKAAVRRLAQREAEVLTPDEMPRPARAAPDGTDPVAGPADALSLALHRSLTARRDLLIARYELALEATRRPELREFYDATGRGFREPLEEMMTALGSAEPRRHARSLVAWCEGLMFGCAAGADHDAVPDRATLRTGVEELLRGMLGSG; this is translated from the coding sequence ATGACCGCTGATCGAACCGCCGCCTCCGCATCCGGCGCCTCCACGTCCGGCGCGTCCGCGTCCGCCCCGTCCGCGTCCGGCGCCTCCCGGGCCGAGCTGGTCGCCGACACCGCCCTGGCGCTGCTGGCCGAGCGCGGGATGCGGGGGCTGACGCACCGGGCGGTGGACGAGGCGGCCGGGCTTCCGCCCGGCTCGACCTCGAACCACGCCCGGACCCGCGCCGCCCTGCTGAAGGCGGCGGTCCGGCGGCTGGCCCAGCGGGAGGCGGAGGTGCTGACGCCCGACGAGATGCCGCGCCCCGCCAGGGCGGCGCCGGACGGGACCGATCCGGTCGCCGGTCCGGCCGACGCGCTCTCGCTCGCCCTGCACCGCTCGCTCACCGCCCGGCGCGATCTGCTGATCGCCCGCTATGAGCTCGCGCTGGAGGCGACCCGCCGCCCGGAGCTGCGGGAGTTCTACGACGCGACCGGACGCGGCTTCCGGGAGCCGCTCGAGGAGATGATGACGGCGCTGGGTTCCGCCGAGCCCCGGCGGCACGCGCGGTCGCTGGTCGCCTGGTGCGAGGGGCTGATGTTCGGCTGCGCCGCGGGCGCCGACCACGACGCCGTACCGGACCGCGCGACGCTGCGCACCGGCGTCGAGGAACTGCTGCGCGGGATGCTGGGCAGCGGATAA
- a CDS encoding SpoIIE family protein phosphatase, with protein sequence MERNVSAVGTGVRVIPQGIAPAETHVPFDMADAATVLVDAEGIITGWTPAAERLLGYPAAEMVKQPARVLLAAPEDAAKAEAIGAWCREHGGWGGLGQVRHRDGRRIDVGLRISAMRDPDGETSWLVSGVDLGSIPAWALSGSLLQAFLTRSPIGMAVLSPDLRYVWINDTLERYGGVPRAERLGSRMGDFLPGLDTEAIEARMRQALETGEPVIDYEYRGWTMAEPGSERAYSTSFFRLDNAEGRPVGVCYMAIDVTDRWRARERLALLNEAGARIGGTLDVLRTAQELADFAVERLADFVTVDLLEGVLRGEEPAKPSGETLPAFRRAGQASIREGCPESIAAPGEPIAVFPSSPLARCYFSGEPLLDPVMGVSIDAWSGDDPARTAKLREFGMHSLMVTPIGARGALLGVASFVRSRHPDPFEEDDLLLAEELVARAALCVDNARRYSREHAAALALQRSLLPHALPGGQAVEVASRYLPTDARNGVGGDWFDVIPLSGARVALVVGDVVGHGITAAATMGRLRTAVHTLADMDLPPDELLAHLDDLVIRLTEEEAGQEGVAAAVLGATCLYAVYDPVTQRCTMARAGHPTPAVVDPSGEVSFPPLPAGPPLGLGSLPFESAELELPDGSLIALYTDGLIEGCDQDIDVGLGRLSNALRQSARPLEELCSTVVDALLTSPQSDDVALLLARTHGLDSGHVVSWDLPSDPAVVAGARSLAVRRLAEWGLEDLATTTELIVSELVTNAIRHGTGPIRLRLIRHEVLICEVADTSSTSPRLRHPRTTDEGGRGLFLVAQLAHRWGTRYTEGGKLIWAEQDLPEQV encoded by the coding sequence ATGGAGAGAAATGTATCCGCAGTTGGGACGGGGGTGAGGGTCATCCCCCAGGGAATCGCGCCGGCCGAGACCCATGTCCCCTTCGACATGGCGGATGCGGCGACAGTGCTGGTCGACGCCGAGGGGATCATCACCGGCTGGACCCCGGCGGCGGAGCGGCTCCTCGGCTATCCGGCGGCGGAGATGGTCAAGCAGCCGGCCAGGGTGCTGCTGGCGGCACCGGAGGACGCGGCGAAGGCCGAGGCGATCGGCGCGTGGTGCCGGGAACACGGCGGCTGGGGCGGTCTGGGGCAGGTCCGGCACCGGGACGGCCGGCGGATCGACGTGGGGCTGCGGATCTCCGCGATGCGCGATCCGGACGGCGAGACCTCCTGGCTGGTCTCCGGGGTCGATCTGGGCTCCATCCCGGCATGGGCGCTCAGCGGCTCGCTGCTCCAGGCGTTCCTCACCCGGTCGCCGATCGGGATGGCCGTGCTGAGCCCGGATCTGCGGTACGTGTGGATCAACGACACGCTGGAGCGCTACGGAGGGGTGCCGCGCGCGGAGCGGCTGGGGAGCCGGATGGGGGACTTCCTGCCGGGGCTGGACACCGAGGCGATCGAAGCGCGGATGCGGCAGGCGCTGGAGACCGGCGAGCCGGTGATCGACTACGAGTACCGGGGCTGGACGATGGCCGAACCGGGCAGCGAGCGCGCGTACTCGACCTCGTTCTTCCGGCTGGACAACGCCGAGGGCCGGCCGGTGGGCGTGTGCTACATGGCCATCGACGTCACCGACCGCTGGCGGGCCCGGGAGCGGCTGGCGCTGCTCAACGAGGCCGGCGCACGCATCGGCGGCACCCTGGACGTGCTGCGCACCGCCCAGGAGCTGGCCGACTTCGCGGTGGAGCGGCTCGCCGACTTCGTCACCGTCGATCTGCTGGAGGGCGTCCTGCGCGGCGAGGAGCCCGCCAAGCCCTCGGGCGAGACCCTGCCCGCGTTCCGCCGCGCCGGTCAGGCGTCGATCCGGGAGGGGTGCCCGGAGTCCATCGCGGCGCCCGGAGAACCGATCGCGGTCTTCCCCTCGTCCCCGCTCGCCCGCTGCTACTTCTCCGGGGAACCGCTGCTCGACCCGGTGATGGGCGTCTCCATCGACGCGTGGTCCGGCGACGATCCGGCGCGGACGGCGAAACTGCGCGAGTTCGGGATGCACTCGCTGATGGTGACGCCGATCGGGGCGCGCGGCGCCCTCCTGGGCGTGGCCTCGTTCGTCCGCTCCCGGCATCCGGACCCGTTCGAGGAGGACGATCTGCTGCTCGCCGAGGAGTTGGTCGCGCGGGCCGCGCTGTGCGTCGACAACGCCCGCCGCTACAGCCGTGAGCACGCCGCCGCGCTGGCCCTCCAGCGCAGTCTGCTGCCGCACGCCCTGCCCGGCGGCCAGGCCGTCGAGGTGGCCTCGCGCTATCTCCCCACGGACGCGCGCAACGGGGTCGGCGGCGACTGGTTCGACGTGATCCCGCTGTCCGGTGCCCGGGTGGCGCTGGTGGTCGGCGATGTGGTCGGCCACGGCATCACCGCCGCTGCGACCATGGGGCGGCTGCGGACCGCCGTGCACACGCTCGCCGATATGGACCTGCCGCCCGATGAGTTGCTGGCCCACCTCGACGACCTGGTCATCCGGCTCACCGAGGAGGAGGCCGGGCAGGAGGGCGTGGCGGCCGCGGTGCTGGGCGCCACCTGTCTGTACGCGGTCTACGACCCGGTCACCCAGCGGTGCACGATGGCGCGGGCGGGGCACCCCACCCCGGCAGTCGTGGACCCCTCGGGCGAGGTCTCCTTCCCGCCGCTGCCCGCGGGTCCCCCGCTGGGCCTCGGGTCGCTGCCGTTCGAGTCGGCGGAGCTGGAGCTGCCCGACGGAAGCCTGATCGCCCTCTACACCGACGGGCTCATCGAGGGCTGCGACCAGGACATCGACGTCGGTCTGGGCCGGCTGAGCAACGCGCTGCGCCAGTCGGCGCGTCCGCTGGAGGAGCTGTGCTCCACGGTCGTCGACGCCCTGCTGACCTCCCCGCAGTCCGACGACGTGGCCCTGCTGCTGGCCCGTACGCACGGCCTGGACAGCGGACACGTCGTCTCCTGGGACCTGCCCTCCGATCCGGCCGTCGTGGCCGGAGCCCGCTCCCTGGCGGTCCGCCGGCTCGCCGAGTGGGGCCTGGAGGACCTGGCGACGACCACGGAGCTGATCGTCAGCGAGCTGGTCACCAACGCCATCCGCCATGGCACCGGCCCCATCCGGCTGCGGCTGATCCGGCACGAGGTGCTGATCTGCGAGGTCGCCGACACCAGCAGCACCTCACCGCGGCTGCGCCACCCCCGCACCACCGACGAGGGCGGCCGCGGGCTGTTCCTCGTCGCCCAGCTGGCCCACCGCTGGGGCACCCGCTACACCGAGGGCGGCAAGCTCATCTGGGCCGAACAAGACCTCCCGGAACAGGTATGA
- a CDS encoding helix-turn-helix transcriptional regulator: MRADRLLSLLLLLQNRGRMTAPEIAAELEVSVRTVYRDVEALGASGVPVYAERGPAGGFSLLDGYRTRLTGLTGDEADSLFLAGTPGAAAELGLGADLTTAQLKLRAALPAELGERSRRIQERFHLDAPGWFRDAEPVPHLAAAAEAVWERRVLRVRYRRWRGEVRRELYPLGLVLKGGIWYLVARVEDSVRSYRVARILDAEVLAEVFERPAGFDLAAYWEESSRRLESSRFQGEAELLLSERGVKLLPVQFGAVGVRAVAAAGPPDDQGRVRVVLPVESLPVAVHDMLRLGTDAEVLGPPELRSAVARAVAELARRYGAPPGAGAPPPAHDTPGAAGANGA; the protein is encoded by the coding sequence ATGCGTGCCGACCGCCTTCTCTCGCTGCTCCTGCTGCTGCAGAACCGGGGCCGGATGACCGCGCCCGAGATCGCCGCCGAGCTGGAGGTCTCGGTGCGCACCGTCTACCGCGATGTGGAAGCGCTCGGCGCGTCCGGTGTGCCGGTCTACGCCGAGCGGGGCCCGGCCGGGGGCTTTTCGCTGCTCGACGGCTACCGCACCCGGCTGACCGGGCTCACCGGCGACGAGGCGGACTCACTCTTCCTCGCCGGGACGCCGGGGGCGGCCGCCGAACTGGGCCTGGGCGCCGACCTCACCACGGCCCAGCTCAAGCTGCGGGCCGCGCTTCCGGCGGAGCTGGGGGAGCGGTCCCGCCGCATCCAGGAGCGCTTCCACCTCGACGCGCCCGGCTGGTTCCGGGACGCCGAGCCGGTGCCCCATCTGGCGGCGGCCGCCGAGGCCGTATGGGAGCGGCGGGTCCTGCGGGTGCGCTACCGCCGCTGGCGCGGAGAGGTGCGGCGGGAGCTGTATCCGCTGGGCCTCGTCCTCAAGGGCGGCATCTGGTACCTGGTGGCGCGGGTCGAGGACAGCGTGCGCAGCTACCGGGTGGCGCGGATCCTGGACGCCGAGGTGCTGGCGGAGGTCTTCGAGCGGCCCGCCGGGTTCGACCTCGCCGCCTACTGGGAGGAGTCGTCCCGCCGGCTGGAGTCCTCGCGCTTCCAGGGCGAGGCCGAACTGCTGCTGTCGGAGCGCGGAGTGAAGCTGCTCCCGGTGCAGTTCGGGGCGGTGGGCGTGCGGGCGGTGGCCGCGGCGGGCCCGCCCGACGACCAGGGGCGGGTGCGTGTCGTCCTGCCCGTGGAGTCGCTGCCGGTCGCGGTCCACGACATGCTGCGGCTGGGCACCGACGCCGAGGTGCTGGGGCCGCCCGAGCTGCGGTCGGCCGTCGCCCGAGCCGTCGCCGAGCTGGCCCGCCGCTACGGCGCGCCCCCCGGCGCCGGCGCGCCCCCGCCGGCCCACGACACGCCGGGCGCGGCGGGCGCCAACGGCGCGTGA
- a CDS encoding DinB family protein, protein MTTAERLQAPRTADERTSLEGWLDFHRATLALKCEGLDDAQLRTASAPPSELTLLGLVRHMAEVERSWFRRVLAQEDAPPIWYSEADPDGDFHVTDGDTAKDAFAIWREEIAKAKEAAAGRSLDDVVTRPDRGDYNLRWIYLHMIEEYARHNGHADLLRERIDGATGD, encoded by the coding sequence ATGACGACCGCAGAACGCCTTCAAGCGCCCCGGACCGCCGATGAACGCACCAGCCTGGAGGGGTGGCTGGACTTCCACCGCGCGACCCTCGCCCTCAAGTGCGAGGGGCTGGACGACGCACAGCTGCGTACGGCCTCCGCGCCGCCGTCCGAACTGACCCTGCTCGGGCTGGTACGGCACATGGCCGAGGTCGAGCGGAGCTGGTTCCGGCGGGTGCTCGCCCAGGAGGACGCCCCGCCGATCTGGTACAGCGAGGCGGACCCGGACGGGGACTTCCACGTCACCGACGGCGACACCGCGAAGGACGCCTTCGCCATCTGGCGGGAGGAGATCGCCAAGGCCAAGGAGGCCGCCGCGGGCCGCTCCCTGGACGATGTCGTCACCCGCCCCGACCGCGGCGACTACAACCTGCGCTGGATCTATCTGCACATGATCGAGGAGTACGCCCGCCACAACGGCCACGCCGACCTGCTGCGCGAACGGATCGACGGCGCCACCGGCGACTAG
- a CDS encoding asparaginase translates to MNIPLGRTLDATRRTPAEPPAIREPRHVPLAHVVRGGVIEGVHHGSVVVLGADGRVEFQAGDIDAAFYPRSALKPVQAVGLLRAGLPLEGELLSLTAASHSGQRRHLDGARRILDRAGLTEADLRNVPDLPYGAAERDAWLRDGGEPTRLAQNCSGKHAAMLLTAQLRGWPLADYLDPAHPLQRLIAETVEDLTGQRVARVTVDGCGAPLFSVSLRGLATAAARIASGAADTPEGRVAAALRAHPDMASGSDRDVARLMRAVPGLIAKDGFEGVQIAALPDGRAVAVKIADGADRARMPVTAAALAHCGIDPGALTEFATTPVHGGGVTVGCLHPTALLAPPAA, encoded by the coding sequence ATGAACATCCCCCTCGGACGGACCCTCGACGCGACCCGCCGCACCCCCGCCGAGCCCCCCGCCATCCGTGAACCCCGCCATGTGCCGCTCGCCCATGTCGTACGCGGCGGGGTCATCGAGGGCGTCCACCACGGCTCGGTCGTCGTCCTGGGCGCCGACGGCCGGGTCGAGTTCCAGGCCGGCGACATCGACGCGGCCTTCTACCCGCGCTCCGCGCTCAAGCCCGTCCAGGCCGTCGGGCTGCTGCGGGCCGGGCTGCCGCTGGAGGGGGAGCTGCTGTCGCTCACCGCCGCCAGCCACTCCGGCCAGCGGCGCCACCTGGACGGAGCGCGCCGCATCCTCGACCGGGCCGGGCTCACCGAGGCCGATCTGCGCAACGTCCCCGACCTGCCGTACGGCGCCGCCGAGCGCGACGCCTGGCTGCGCGACGGCGGCGAGCCCACCCGGCTGGCCCAGAACTGCTCCGGCAAGCACGCCGCGATGCTGCTCACCGCCCAACTGCGCGGCTGGCCGCTGGCCGACTACCTCGACCCGGCCCATCCGCTGCAACGGCTGATCGCCGAGACCGTGGAGGACCTCACCGGGCAGCGCGTCGCCCGGGTCACCGTCGACGGCTGCGGTGCGCCGCTGTTCTCCGTCTCCCTGCGCGGGCTCGCCACGGCCGCGGCACGGATCGCCTCGGGCGCGGCGGACACCCCCGAGGGCCGGGTGGCGGCCGCCCTGCGCGCCCACCCGGACATGGCGTCCGGCAGCGACCGGGACGTGGCCCGGCTGATGCGCGCCGTACCGGGTCTGATCGCCAAGGACGGCTTCGAGGGCGTGCAGATCGCGGCACTGCCCGACGGCCGGGCCGTCGCCGTGAAGATCGCCGACGGTGCCGACCGCGCCCGGATGCCGGTGACCGCCGCGGCCCTCGCCCACTGCGGTATCGACCCCGGTGCCCTCACCGAGTTCGCCACCACGCCCGTGCACGGCGGCGGGGTCACCGTCGGCTGTCTGCACCCCACCGCTCTTCTGGCCCCGCCCGCCGCCTGA
- a CDS encoding FadR/GntR family transcriptional regulator, producing the protein MNLSDSQTGRPGPDVPRRVSAMEAVLGHLREAIERGDYAVGDKLPSEAELCRRLEVSRPVLREALRALQTMGLTASRTGKGTFVISSGPVADPTFGDYAASDLLEVRRHIEIPVAGYAARRRSAEDLDHLSHLLERMERETDTTAWVAMDTLFHLAIAQAARNPVFRRVIEEIRDALARQSAFLNELGGRREQSNREHRAIVDALAGGSEHDAVEAMTHHLERVETTLTAIVRPAAPDGRTAAPVEGTRRA; encoded by the coding sequence GTGAACTTGTCAGACAGCCAGACAGGACGTCCCGGACCCGACGTCCCCCGGCGGGTGAGCGCGATGGAGGCGGTGCTCGGCCACCTCCGGGAAGCGATCGAGCGCGGCGACTACGCGGTGGGGGACAAACTCCCCTCCGAGGCGGAGCTGTGCCGTCGTCTCGAGGTCAGCCGGCCGGTGCTCCGCGAGGCCCTCCGGGCCCTCCAGACGATGGGGCTGACCGCCTCGCGCACCGGCAAGGGCACCTTCGTCATCTCCAGCGGGCCGGTGGCGGACCCCACCTTCGGCGATTACGCCGCGAGCGACCTGCTGGAGGTGCGCCGGCACATCGAGATCCCGGTGGCGGGCTACGCGGCCCGGCGCCGCTCCGCCGAGGACCTCGACCACCTGTCCCATCTGCTGGAGCGGATGGAGCGGGAGACCGACACCACCGCCTGGGTGGCGATGGACACGCTGTTCCACCTCGCCATCGCCCAGGCGGCCCGGAACCCGGTCTTCCGGCGGGTCATCGAGGAGATCCGCGACGCCCTGGCCCGGCAGTCGGCATTTCTCAACGAACTCGGCGGCCGCCGCGAGCAGTCCAACCGGGAGCACCGGGCGATCGTCGACGCGCTCGCCGGCGGGTCCGAGCACGACGCGGTGGAGGCGATGACCCACCACCTCGAGCGGGTGGAGACCACGCTGACCGCCATCGTGCGGCCCGCCGCGCCGGACGGCCGGACGGCCGCACCGGTGGAAGGCACCCGGCGGGCGTGA